A region of the Deltaproteobacteria bacterium genome:
TAAGCCGACAAGGACCGTTTCCCGAAATTTCGAGAAAAATGGCGCAATCCGGATTTTTCCCCTTTTTTGAACGGTTTTTTTCAACAGGGCGCAAAGCCCCACGGCAAAGGAGAAAAAAATAATGGCTGAAAAAGTTCTTCTCGTGGATGACGAGGCCGATTTTCTGGAAGTACTGTCCGAAAGGATGGAGCAGCGCGGAATGAACGTGAGCACCACCACTTCGGCAAAGGACGCCCTGAAAAAGGTTGAAGACGAATCCTTCGACGCGGTGGTGCTGGATCTCATGATGCCGGAAATGGACGGCATAGAGGCTCTCCAGGCCCTTTTGAAAAAAAAGCCGGACCTCCAGGTCATACTTCTCACCGGCCAGGCCTCGCTGGACAAGGGCATAAAGGCCATGAAGCTGGGGGCGCTCGATTTCCTGGAAAAACCCGTGGACATCCAGACCCTTCAGGCGAAAATCAAGGAAGCCCAGTCCAACAAGATGGTGCTGGTGGAAAAACAGACCAGCGAGAGAATCAAGAAGATTCTCACCGAAAAGGCCTGGTAGCCGACCGTTCCGGCTTTTTTCGCCATTTGAGCGGAAGCCAGGGGGATGCGCTTTCTCTCCCGGGCTTTCCCGTCCGCAGGAAAAGGCCTGAACCGGGGCCGGCAAGAACCGCCCGGTTCATTGCCAAGGCACTGCATTTAGAGGAGAGCGGGCTTGGCTTATACGGATATTCCCAGGATAGAGGGGCTGGGCGACGGCATGGTGAACCTGCCGCCGTTTCTGGATGAACTGCCCATCGGCATCCTGGTGACCGGCCTGGACCGCCGGGCCGTACTGGTAAACCGCTATCTGAGGGCGCTCACCGGTTTTGGCCAGCCCGCCGGGGGCATACCCTGCAAGTACATTCTGCGCGGAAGCCGGTGCGTGGATGGCTGCACCGCCCAGTCCCAGTCCGGCGAGGAGGGGGCCTGCTCCTGCGAGGCCAACATAATAAGCCGCGACAGAAAAAAAATCGCCATCCGCTCCACCATCTCCCCCATTTTCGATTCAAGCGGCAACAAAATCGGCTATCTTGAAGCAATCGAAGACATCCGCCTGATGGAGCGCCAGGACCTGCCCGTAGGCAAGTTCTTTTTCGGCGACATAATAGGCGACTCCGTGGCCATGCAGCAAATCTACCGTGTTCTGGCCACCATCGCCCAGACCGACAGCTCGGTCCTGATAACGGGCCAGACCGGAACCGGCAAGGACTACATAGCCGAAGCCGTCCACAACGCCTCCCAGCGGGCCAAGGGGCCGTTCATAAAGGTAAACTGCGGGGCCTTGCCCGAAAACCTAATGGAATCGGAGCTTTTCGGGCATCTTAAGGGAGCTTTCACGGGCGCGGTTGAAAACAAGCCCGGACGCTTCCGCCTTGCCCACACCGGCACCCTCTATCTCACGGAAATAGGCGATCTGCCGGTAAATCTCCAGGTCAAGCTGCTTTCCTTTCTCGACGACCGGATCATCTACCCCCTAGGCGGCTCCAGGGGCCAGCACGTGGACGTGCGCCTGATCGCCGCCACCCACCGTGACCTTGAGGAAATGGTGCGCAAGGGCCAATTCCGGGAGGACCTGCTTTTTCGCCTGAACGTGGTGCGAATGCACCTGCCGCCCCTCATGGAGCGCGGAAACGACCTCTACATGCTTCTGGATTATTTTTTGAGCACCTTCAACAAGCGGTTCAAAAAAAAGGTGCGCCAGCTTGATGAAAAATCCCTCAGGGCGCTTCTCGCCTATCCTTTTCCGGGAAACGTCCGGGAGCTTAGAAACATAGTGGAGTACGCCGTAAATTTCTGCGAGGGCGACACCATTTTGCTGGAACACCTCCCGCGCTACATCTCATCCTACCGCGCTCCCAAAAAGGAAACAGAGCGCGAAAAGAGCGCGAAACCGGTTGTGGAAACCCCGGAACCGCCCATTTCGCCCGACGCGTCGTGGGCGGACACCGAAAAGCACATGATCATGAACGCCATGATGAGAAGCAGGGGCAACAGGACCAAGGCGGCCCAATATCTCGGCATGGGCAGGAGCACGCTGTGGAGGAAGATGAAGGCTCACAACATGATGTGATAAAGCCCGTATAAAAACGCCGGTAACGTTTAGGCCCTTACGAATTGAAACGATGGAAAACAGGCGATGGAATCCCTGGAAAAAATCCTGATCCCTCTTTTGGACGACGACATAGCGCCGCGCTTCGACCTTGTTCAGGAGGTGGCCATTGTCATGGTGAACGGCGACCGGGAGGTGATCGAAAGAAAAATCCTGGTTCTGGCAGAGGCGTCCGCAGAAAACCTGTGCCAGCTCATCCTTAACGAGAAGGTGGACACGGTCATCTGCTGTGGGATAGAAGAAGAATATTATCAGTATCTTATATGGAAAAAAGTTAAGGTGCTCGACTTCCTCACAGGCTCTTTTGAGGCGGCCCTTGCGCATCTGGGCAAAAACCCGGAGCCCGGCCTGGAAATTTTTCTCGACGCATGATGGAAAAATTTCAGTTCTTCCCCTTTGGTCCGTTTTTCCTCCCCCGCAATAAATTGATCCATTATGTTTCAAAATGTGCCCATGCTGTTTCATATCAAACAAAATGAAACAGCGCGTTATCCTGCCATAAGATCATCTATCTGAAAATACAGCATATCACCTGTTTGGCCCGGTCCTTGCTCTACTGAGCGCGTCATCAATTTCCGCGAATGCGGACAAAACAACGCGGCAAGGCAATCAGGACGGTTTTTCATGGCTTTTTCACTCCTTCTAGTGGATGAGGACATCCAGTTTCAGACGGCCCTGGCGCGCCGCCTGACGGCGGCGGGATTTTCGGTTCAGTTCGCCGAAGACATAAAGGACGCCATGGCCAAGGTGGAAGCCCGCGAACTCGATCTCCTGGTGGCCGGGGTGGCCGGCGAGGACAACGAAATCCTGGAGGCCGTAAGGCAGATGAAGGCGGCCAGGCCAGCGCTTGAAATAATACTTCTTTGCGGCAGAAGCTCGCTGGCCTTTTCCATGAAAAGCATGAGGGCCGGAGCCTTCGACTGCCTGGTGAAACCCACTGACATCGAACAGCTCATCACAAGAATCAAAGAGGCGTTGAAGACCGGCTGACCATTTTTTCCATGTAACCGGCGTCCGGGCCGCGCTTTATCGAATAAGCCGCCGGACGCGCAAAAGGAGGCATTCTTATGGAGGCCACGAAAGTCAGGGAACTGATGATCCCGGCGGAGAAATACCCCTCGGTTGACGGGGGCGCATCCCTTCAGGAGGTGCTTGGAATACTCAAGCAGGCCAAGGATGAGGCCAGCGACAGGCAGATGCCTTTCCGGGCCGTTTTCGTGAAGGACAAAAAAGGAAAAATAATCGGGAAACTGGGTTACCTGGACGTTTTAAGGGCGCTTGAACCCAAATACGCGGAAATGGGCGATCTGGGAAAGGTGGCCGGATACGGCCTTTCCGCCGCCTTCGTGGGCTCCATGCTCGACAAATACGAGCTCTGGCAGCGCCCCCTGACGGACATCTGCCGGAAAGCCGCCGGAATCCATGCGAAGGATTTGGTGCCCTCCCCGACTCAAGAAGAGGTCATCGACGCCGAAGCATCCCTGAACCGGGCGGTTCACCAGTTCGTGGTGGGGCGTCACCAGTCCCTCCTGGTGGTCTCCAAAAAGGAAATTATCGGCATCATAAGAAGCTATGACGTGTTCCTGGAGGTTTCATCCAGAATCATGGCCTGCAAAATCTGACACTAAAAGGAGCGCGGCTTGCTTCCACTATTTTCAAAAATTGGAAAAAGCAACGCTTCGCCTAATAACGCACGGATCACGAGGAGGATTTCCTGATGGATGCAGTTGCGATATCCGAGCAGAAAAAAATTGACTGGAAGCGCATTGTTCCCCTTGTTGCAGGCCTGGGCCTTTTCCTGCTGGTCTACTATTCACCGCCCTGGGCTGACGCCATCGATCCTCTGGGCAAGCATTTTGCGCTTTCCCC
Encoded here:
- a CDS encoding response regulator yields the protein MAEKVLLVDDEADFLEVLSERMEQRGMNVSTTTSAKDALKKVEDESFDAVVLDLMMPEMDGIEALQALLKKKPDLQVILLTGQASLDKGIKAMKLGALDFLEKPVDIQTLQAKIKEAQSNKMVLVEKQTSERIKKILTEKAW
- a CDS encoding sigma 54-interacting transcriptional regulator yields the protein MVNLPPFLDELPIGILVTGLDRRAVLVNRYLRALTGFGQPAGGIPCKYILRGSRCVDGCTAQSQSGEEGACSCEANIISRDRKKIAIRSTISPIFDSSGNKIGYLEAIEDIRLMERQDLPVGKFFFGDIIGDSVAMQQIYRVLATIAQTDSSVLITGQTGTGKDYIAEAVHNASQRAKGPFIKVNCGALPENLMESELFGHLKGAFTGAVENKPGRFRLAHTGTLYLTEIGDLPVNLQVKLLSFLDDRIIYPLGGSRGQHVDVRLIAATHRDLEEMVRKGQFREDLLFRLNVVRMHLPPLMERGNDLYMLLDYFLSTFNKRFKKKVRQLDEKSLRALLAYPFPGNVRELRNIVEYAVNFCEGDTILLEHLPRYISSYRAPKKETEREKSAKPVVETPEPPISPDASWADTEKHMIMNAMMRSRGNRTKAAQYLGMGRSTLWRKMKAHNMM
- a CDS encoding dinitrogenase iron-molybdenum cofactor biosynthesis protein produces the protein MEKILIPLLDDDIAPRFDLVQEVAIVMVNGDREVIERKILVLAEASAENLCQLILNEKVDTVICCGIEEEYYQYLIWKKVKVLDFLTGSFEAALAHLGKNPEPGLEIFLDA
- a CDS encoding response regulator, whose protein sequence is MAFSLLLVDEDIQFQTALARRLTAAGFSVQFAEDIKDAMAKVEARELDLLVAGVAGEDNEILEAVRQMKAARPALEIILLCGRSSLAFSMKSMRAGAFDCLVKPTDIEQLITRIKEALKTG
- a CDS encoding CBS domain-containing protein, with the translated sequence MEATKVRELMIPAEKYPSVDGGASLQEVLGILKQAKDEASDRQMPFRAVFVKDKKGKIIGKLGYLDVLRALEPKYAEMGDLGKVAGYGLSAAFVGSMLDKYELWQRPLTDICRKAAGIHAKDLVPSPTQEEVIDAEASLNRAVHQFVVGRHQSLLVVSKKEIIGIIRSYDVFLEVSSRIMACKI